In Spirochaeta thermophila DSM 6578, the following proteins share a genomic window:
- a CDS encoding DUF2400 domain-containing protein, producing the protein MDAKVKFKETQELRGRDLSEFLESLYAAYTKEAFLPTDPVWWVHRYRDRGEQEVAGWVAASLAVGKVGAIHRSLGILFERIHPGEVARLSYRDALRRLRGLSHRFFSSEMLASFLAATGEILREWGDLETWAASCRDRAEGDMRKTFRLMSASFRECAPGDIGILLPLPRSGGPWKRVCLFLRWMVRRDAVDLGLWSSFPPESLLMPVDVHILRVSRRLGVAGLSASPSFRAAERITSFFRSLSPLDPLRYDFALTRWSMGVEASFVPKTGRTILH; encoded by the coding sequence ATGGATGCGAAGGTAAAGTTCAAAGAAACGCAGGAGCTCCGCGGGCGCGACCTCTCCGAGTTTCTCGAGTCGCTCTATGCCGCCTACACGAAGGAGGCCTTTCTCCCCACGGACCCCGTCTGGTGGGTACACCGTTACCGGGATCGCGGGGAGCAGGAGGTGGCCGGATGGGTCGCGGCCTCGCTCGCGGTGGGGAAGGTGGGGGCCATACACAGGAGCCTGGGGATCCTCTTCGAGAGGATTCATCCCGGCGAGGTGGCGCGCCTCTCGTACCGGGATGCCCTCAGGCGCCTCCGAGGCCTCTCTCACCGTTTCTTCTCCTCGGAGATGCTCGCCTCGTTCCTTGCGGCCACGGGTGAGATCCTCCGGGAGTGGGGCGACCTGGAGACCTGGGCGGCTTCGTGCCGCGACCGTGCGGAAGGGGACATGAGGAAGACGTTCCGGCTCATGAGCGCCTCGTTCCGGGAATGTGCGCCCGGGGATATCGGGATTCTCCTCCCCCTGCCCCGCAGCGGAGGGCCCTGGAAGCGGGTGTGTCTCTTCCTCCGCTGGATGGTGAGACGTGATGCGGTGGATCTGGGGCTGTGGTCCTCGTTCCCTCCGGAGTCGCTCCTCATGCCGGTGGACGTCCACATCCTCAGGGTCTCGCGGCGGCTCGGGGTGGCGGGGCTGTCTGCCTCCCCCTCGTTTCGCGCGGCAGAGCGGATCACTTCCTTCTTTCGGAGCCTCTCACCTCTCGACCCCCTTCGTTATGACTTTGCCCTCACCCGGTGGAGCATGGGGGTGGAGGCGAGTTTTGTTCCCAAAACAGGGAGAACCATATTACACTAA
- the rbr gene encoding rubrerythrin: protein MKSVRGTLTEKNLLIAFAGESQARMRYTYFASQAKKEGYVQIALIFEETANQEKEHAKRFFSFLEGGEVEITASYPAGKIGSTMENLRMAAEGEHHEWSSMYPEFARVAREEGFEGIAKLFEHVSVAEKQHEKRYRALLENIEKGRVFKREKPVMWRCINCGYIMEAEEAPKQCPACAHPQAYFELLGENW, encoded by the coding sequence ATGAAGAGCGTGAGAGGAACCCTGACCGAGAAGAACCTGCTCATCGCATTCGCCGGAGAGTCCCAGGCGAGGATGCGCTACACCTACTTCGCGAGCCAGGCGAAGAAGGAGGGGTATGTGCAGATCGCCCTCATCTTCGAGGAGACGGCCAATCAGGAGAAGGAACACGCCAAGCGGTTCTTCTCCTTTCTCGAGGGAGGGGAGGTGGAGATCACTGCCTCCTATCCTGCCGGCAAGATCGGCAGCACCATGGAGAACCTGAGGATGGCAGCCGAGGGAGAGCACCACGAGTGGTCGTCCATGTACCCCGAGTTCGCCCGGGTGGCGAGGGAGGAGGGGTTCGAGGGTATCGCGAAGCTCTTCGAACACGTGAGCGTGGCCGAGAAACAACACGAGAAGCGCTACAGGGCGCTCCTCGAGAACATCGAGAAGGGAAGGGTCTTCAAGCGGGAAAAGCCGGTCATGTGGCGGTGTATCAACTGCGGCTACATCATGGAGGCCGAGGAGGCGCCGAAGCAGTGTCCCGCCTGCGCTCATCCTCAGGCCTATTTCGAGCTTCTGGGCGAGAACTGGTGA
- the rd gene encoding rubredoxin produces MKKYVCDVCGYIYDPAEGDPDGGVAPGTAFEDLPDDWVCPMCGAPKEDFSPYEE; encoded by the coding sequence ATGAAGAAATACGTGTGCGATGTGTGCGGGTATATCTACGATCCCGCCGAGGGGGATCCGGACGGCGGAGTGGCTCCCGGAACCGCCTTCGAGGATCTCCCCGACGACTGGGTGTGCCCCATGTGTGGTGCGCCCAAGGAGGACTTCTCTCCCTACGAGGAGTGA
- a CDS encoding arsenate reductase ArsC — protein sequence MPEKKEKISVLVLCTGNSCRSQMAEAWIRHFHGDRITVYSAGIEAHGLNPYAVKVMEEAGVPLSGHASKTIDELPVKEFDYVITVCDHAREACPYFPARVKVLHRGFDDPPSLTRDETDEERRLAVYRRVRDEIREFARTLPAFLGLSDQGA from the coding sequence ATGCCCGAGAAAAAAGAAAAGATCTCCGTCCTCGTCCTCTGCACCGGCAACTCCTGTCGGAGTCAGATGGCCGAAGCCTGGATACGCCACTTCCACGGTGATCGTATCACGGTCTACTCGGCGGGGATCGAGGCGCACGGCCTCAACCCCTATGCGGTAAAGGTGATGGAGGAGGCGGGAGTCCCGCTTTCGGGACATGCGAGCAAGACCATAGACGAGCTCCCGGTGAAGGAATTCGACTACGTCATCACGGTGTGCGACCATGCGAGGGAGGCGTGTCCCTATTTCCCGGCGCGGGTGAAGGTCCTCCATCGCGGATTCGACGATCCCCCCTCCCTCACCAGGGACGAGACCGACGAGGAGAGGCGCCTTGCGGTGTACCGCAGGGTGAGGGATGAGATACGGGAGTTCGCCCGCACCCTGCCGGCCTTTCTGGGCCTCTCCGACCAGGGAGCGTAA
- a CDS encoding acetylxylan esterase, which produces MAFYDLPLEQLLTYDPGEEEPKDFMTFWESTLEEKAPEGGKILSMEERPDFHLQVFRVFDLAFSGYGGQPVRAWYILPKDARGPLPCVVEYIGYGGGRGYPYHWLTFASAGYAYLVMDTRGQGSSWIHGDTPDLPDEGANPSRPGFMTQGILSRETYYYRRLMADAACAVEAAARLEEVDPDRIAVTGGSQGGGLALAAAGLSSRVALCLPDVPFLCHYRRAVTITDRDPYSEIRDFLKVHRHREEQVLTTLSYFDGIHFASHARARGYFSVALMDTICPPSTVFAAYNRYAGPKEIEVYTYNDHEGGQQHHLHKKLAFLRKYL; this is translated from the coding sequence ATGGCGTTCTACGACCTTCCACTCGAACAACTCCTCACCTATGATCCAGGAGAAGAGGAGCCAAAGGACTTCATGACCTTCTGGGAATCCACCCTCGAGGAAAAGGCTCCTGAGGGAGGGAAAATCCTCTCCATGGAGGAACGACCGGACTTCCACCTCCAGGTCTTCCGTGTCTTCGATCTTGCCTTCTCGGGGTACGGGGGACAGCCTGTGAGGGCCTGGTATATCCTTCCGAAGGATGCGAGGGGCCCCCTTCCCTGCGTGGTGGAGTACATCGGCTACGGGGGAGGAAGGGGCTATCCCTACCACTGGCTCACCTTTGCCTCTGCCGGGTATGCCTACCTCGTGATGGACACGCGGGGACAGGGGAGCAGCTGGATCCATGGGGACACCCCCGATCTTCCTGACGAGGGGGCCAATCCCTCCCGCCCGGGCTTCATGACCCAGGGCATCCTCTCGAGAGAGACCTACTACTACCGCAGACTCATGGCCGATGCCGCGTGCGCAGTGGAGGCGGCCGCCCGCCTCGAGGAGGTCGATCCGGACAGGATCGCCGTCACGGGGGGAAGCCAGGGCGGAGGCCTCGCCCTCGCCGCGGCCGGACTCTCCAGCCGCGTGGCCCTCTGCCTCCCCGACGTACCCTTCCTCTGCCACTACCGTCGTGCCGTCACGATCACCGACCGGGATCCTTACTCCGAGATCAGGGACTTCCTCAAGGTGCACCGCCACCGCGAGGAGCAGGTGCTCACCACCCTCTCCTACTTCGACGGCATCCACTTCGCCTCGCATGCCCGGGCCCGTGGCTACTTCTCGGTGGCCCTCATGGACACCATCTGTCCGCCGAGTACGGTCTTCGCCGCCTACAACCGGTACGCGGGTCCCAAGGAAATCGAGGTGTACACCTACAACGATCACGAAGGCGGCCAGCAGCACCACCTTCACAAGAAGCTCGCATTTCTGAGAAAATACCTGTGA